One genomic window of Aquisalimonas sp. 2447 includes the following:
- a CDS encoding alpha/beta hydrolase codes for MGVITVIALTGLGLYLGLMLLLYGMQSRLIHLPGVPGRELMATPADIGLQWEDVQLRTADDVSLHGWYLPAPEDGAGYTVVFFHGNAGNISHRLDSLEIFHDLGLATLIIDYRGYGRSEGSPSEDGLYRDGDAAWRYLVDERGVSPGEIIAFGRSLGAAVAARVASERDVGGVILESAFTSAPDRGAELYPIFPVRLLARIHYPTRDYIRDVEVPVLVVHSPEDEIIPIHHGRAVYDAAPEPRQFLEISGDHNTGFLQSREEYTRGIAEWLRTLER; via the coding sequence ATGGGCGTCATCACCGTGATCGCGCTCACCGGGTTGGGTCTGTATCTCGGTCTCATGCTCCTACTCTACGGGATGCAGTCCCGGCTGATCCATCTGCCCGGTGTGCCGGGCCGCGAGCTCATGGCCACGCCGGCGGACATCGGCCTGCAGTGGGAGGATGTGCAGCTGCGCACGGCGGACGATGTTTCCCTGCACGGCTGGTACCTGCCGGCACCGGAGGACGGCGCCGGATACACCGTGGTGTTCTTCCACGGCAACGCCGGCAATATCAGTCATCGGCTGGACAGTCTGGAGATCTTCCACGACCTCGGTCTGGCCACCCTGATCATCGACTACCGCGGCTACGGGCGCAGCGAGGGCAGCCCGTCCGAGGACGGGCTGTACCGGGACGGTGACGCGGCCTGGCGTTACCTGGTGGACGAGCGCGGTGTATCGCCCGGAGAGATCATCGCCTTCGGGCGTTCCCTGGGTGCGGCGGTGGCGGCGCGGGTGGCTTCCGAGCGGGACGTGGGCGGCGTGATCCTGGAGTCGGCGTTCACCTCGGCGCCGGACCGGGGCGCGGAACTCTACCCGATCTTCCCCGTGCGGCTGCTCGCCCGCATCCACTATCCCACCCGGGACTACATCCGCGACGTGGAGGTGCCGGTTCTGGTGGTTCACAGCCCCGAGGACGAGATCATTCCCATCCACCATGGTCGTGCGGTCTACGACGCGGCGCCGGAGCCGAGGCAGTTCCTGGAGATCAGCGGGGATCATAACACCGGGTTCCTGCAGAGCCGCGAGGAGTACACCCGGGGCATCGCGGAGTGGCTGCGGACGCTGGAGCGGTAG